In Escherichia ruysiae, a genomic segment contains:
- the ribH gene encoding 6,7-dimethyl-8-ribityllumazine synthase, protein MNIIEANVATPDARVAITIARFNNFINDSLLEGAIDALKRIGQVKDENITVVWVPGAYELPLAAGALAKTGKYDAVIALGTVIRGGTAHFEYVAGGASNGLAHVAQDSEIPVAFGVLTTESIEQAIERAGTKAGNKGAEAALTALEMINVLKAIKA, encoded by the coding sequence ATGAACATTATTGAAGCTAACGTTGCTACCCCGGACGCTCGCGTCGCCATCACCATCGCGCGTTTCAACAACTTTATCAATGACAGCCTGCTGGAAGGTGCGATTGACGCACTGAAACGTATTGGTCAGGTAAAAGATGAAAACATTACCGTTGTTTGGGTGCCAGGTGCCTATGAGCTGCCGCTGGCGGCTGGTGCACTGGCTAAAACCGGTAAATACGATGCGGTGATCGCGCTGGGTACGGTTATTCGTGGTGGCACTGCCCACTTTGAATACGTCGCTGGTGGTGCAAGCAACGGCCTGGCGCATGTTGCCCAGGACAGCGAAATTCCGGTTGCTTTTGGGGTTCTGACCACTGAAAGCATTGAACAAGCGATCGAACGTGCTGGCACCAAAGCTGGTAACAAAGGTGCAGAAGCTGCACTGACCGCGCTTGAAATGATTAATGTATTGAAAGCCATCAAGGCCTGA
- a CDS encoding SadB/YajI family lipoprotein, whose product MNTKVIRLFLLGSLFSLSACVQQSEVRQMKQSVSTLNKEMTQLNKETVKITQQNRLNEKSSSGVYLLPGSKTAARLESQIGTLRMSLMDIAPNAEGTTLTLRIQGESNDPLPAFSGTVEYGQIQGTIDNFQEINVQNQLINAPASLLAPSDVDIPLQLNGITPEQLGFVRIHDIQPVMQ is encoded by the coding sequence ATGAACACTAAAGTTATTCGACTATTCCTGCTGGGAAGCCTGTTCAGCTTAAGCGCCTGCGTACAGCAAAGCGAAGTACGCCAGATGAAACAAAGCGTCAGCACGCTGAATAAAGAGATGACGCAGCTCAATAAAGAGACCGTCAAAATCACTCAGCAAAACAGGCTGAATGAAAAATCCAGCAGTGGGGTTTACCTTCTGCCGGGCTCGAAAACAGCCGCACGTCTGGAAAGCCAGATCGGCACCTTACGAATGTCGCTTATGGATATTGCGCCAAATGCAGAGGGCACTACGCTGACCTTACGGATTCAGGGCGAATCCAATGACCCTTTACCCGCATTCAGCGGAACCGTTGAATATGGACAAATTCAGGGAACAATAGATAACTTTCAGGAAATCAATGTGCAGAATCAATTGATTAATGCACCAGCAAGTCTCCTCGCGCCCAGCGATGTTGACATCCCACTACAGTTAAATGGCATCACGCCTGAACAATTAGGCTTTGTACGCATTCACGACATTCAGCCTGTTATGCAATAA
- the nrdR gene encoding transcriptional regulator NrdR: protein MHCPFCFAVDTKVIDSRLVGEGSSVRRRRQCLVCNERFTTFEVAELVMPRVVKSNDVREPFNEEKLRSGMLRALEKRPVSSDDVEMAINHIKSQLRATGEREVPSKMIGNLVMEQLKKLDKVAYIRFASVYRSFEDIKEFGEEIARLED from the coding sequence ATGCATTGCCCATTCTGTTTCGCCGTGGACACTAAGGTTATTGACTCTCGTCTCGTAGGCGAGGGTTCATCTGTACGCCGCCGTCGGCAGTGTCTGGTGTGTAATGAACGTTTCACCACTTTTGAGGTGGCGGAACTGGTTATGCCGCGCGTTGTAAAAAGCAACGACGTGCGTGAACCGTTTAATGAAGAGAAATTGCGCAGCGGAATGCTGCGGGCGCTGGAAAAACGTCCGGTAAGTTCCGATGACGTCGAAATGGCGATCAACCATATAAAGTCACAGCTACGTGCCACCGGTGAGCGTGAAGTGCCGAGCAAGATGATTGGCAATCTGGTGATGGAACAATTGAAAAAACTCGATAAAGTCGCCTATATCCGTTTTGCCTCTGTCTATCGCAGTTTCGAAGATATCAAAGAATTTGGCGAAGAGATCGCGCGCCTGGAGGATTAA
- the tsx gene encoding nucleoside-specific channel-forming protein Tsx, whose amino-acid sequence MKKTLLAAGAVLALSSSFTVNAAENDKPQYLSDWWHQSVNVVGSYHTRFGPQIRNDTYLEYEAFAKKDWFDFYGYADAPVFFGGNSDAKGIWNHGSPLFMEIEPRFSIDKLTNTDLSFGPFKEWYFANNYIYDMGRNKDGRQSTWYMGLGTDIDTGLPMSLSLNVYAKYQWQNYGAANENEWDGYRFKVKYFVPITDLWGGQLSYIGFTNFDWGSDLGDDSGNAINGIKTRTNNSIASSHILALNYDHWHYSVVARYWHDGGQWNDDAELNFGNGNFNVRSTGWGGYLVVGYNF is encoded by the coding sequence ATGAAAAAAACATTACTGGCAGCCGGCGCGGTACTGGCGCTCTCTTCGTCTTTTACTGTCAACGCAGCTGAAAACGACAAACCGCAGTATCTCTCCGACTGGTGGCACCAGAGCGTTAACGTCGTAGGAAGTTATCACACCCGTTTCGGACCGCAGATCCGCAACGATACCTACCTGGAGTACGAAGCATTCGCTAAAAAAGACTGGTTCGACTTTTATGGTTATGCGGATGCGCCGGTATTCTTCGGCGGTAACTCCGATGCAAAAGGTATCTGGAACCACGGTTCTCCGCTGTTTATGGAAATCGAACCGCGTTTCTCCATCGACAAGCTGACCAATACTGACCTTAGCTTCGGTCCGTTCAAAGAGTGGTACTTCGCGAACAACTACATTTACGACATGGGTCGTAATAAAGATGGTCGCCAGAGCACCTGGTACATGGGTCTGGGTACGGACATCGACACTGGCCTGCCGATGAGCCTGTCCTTGAACGTGTATGCGAAATACCAGTGGCAGAACTACGGTGCAGCGAACGAAAACGAGTGGGACGGTTACCGTTTCAAAGTTAAATACTTTGTGCCGATTACCGATCTGTGGGGCGGTCAGTTAAGCTACATCGGTTTCACCAACTTTGACTGGGGTTCCGATCTGGGTGATGACAGCGGTAACGCAATCAACGGTATTAAGACGCGTACCAATAACTCTATCGCTTCCAGCCATATTCTGGCTCTGAACTATGATCACTGGCACTACTCTGTCGTTGCTCGTTACTGGCACGACGGTGGTCAGTGGAACGACGATGCAGAGCTGAACTTCGGTAACGGCAACTTCAACGTTCGCTCTACCGGTTGGGGTGGTTACCTGGTGGTAGGTTACAACTTCTAA
- the ribD gene encoding bifunctional diaminohydroxyphosphoribosylaminopyrimidine deaminase/5-amino-6-(5-phosphoribosylamino)uracil reductase RibD — MQDEYYMARALKLAQRGRFTTHPNPNVGCVIVKDGEIVGEGYHHRAGEPHAEVHALRMAGEKAKGATAYVTLEPCSHHGRTPPCCDALIAAGVARVVAAMQDPNPQVAGRGLYRLQQAGIDVSHGLMMSEAEQLNKGFLKRMRTGFPYIQLKLGASLDGRTAMASGESQWITSPQARRDVQRLRAQSHAILTSSATVLADDPALTARWSELDEQTQALYPQQNLRQPVRIVIDSQNRVTPEHRIVQQPGETWFARTQDDTREWPETVRTLLIPEHKGHLDLVVLMMQLGKQQINSVWVEAGPTLAGALLQAGLVDELIVYIAPKLLGSDARGLCTLPGLEKLADAPQFKFKEIRHVGPDVCLHLVGA; from the coding sequence GTGCAGGACGAGTATTACATGGCGCGGGCGCTAAAGCTGGCGCAACGAGGACGTTTCACTACTCACCCAAACCCAAATGTTGGGTGTGTCATTGTGAAAGATGGTGAAATTGTCGGCGAAGGTTACCATCACCGTGCGGGTGAACCACATGCCGAAGTACACGCGTTGCGTATGGCGGGTGAAAAAGCCAAAGGTGCAACCGCCTATGTCACACTCGAACCTTGCAGTCATCATGGTCGAACGCCGCCGTGCTGTGACGCACTCATCGCCGCTGGCGTAGCGCGCGTGGTCGCTGCGATGCAGGATCCGAACCCGCAGGTTGCTGGACGTGGACTTTACCGTCTGCAACAGGCTGGCATTGACGTCAGCCACGGGCTGATGATGAGTGAAGCCGAGCAATTGAATAAAGGCTTTCTCAAGCGGATGCGCACTGGCTTTCCTTATATCCAGTTAAAACTTGGCGCATCGCTTGATGGTCGCACGGCGATGGCGAGCGGTGAGAGCCAGTGGATCACTTCGCCTCAGGCGCGGCGCGATGTACAACGTCTGCGTGCGCAAAGTCATGCCATTTTAACCAGTAGCGCCACGGTGCTGGCGGACGATCCGGCCTTAACGGCGCGTTGGTCTGAACTGGATGAACAAACTCAGGCGCTCTATCCGCAACAAAATCTCCGCCAGCCGGTACGCATCGTCATTGACAGTCAGAATCGCGTGACGCCGGAACACCGCATCGTGCAGCAGCCAGGCGAGACCTGGTTTGCCCGAACGCAGGATGACACCCGCGAGTGGCCGGAAACAGTGCGCACTTTGCTGATCCCGGAACATAAAGGTCATCTGGATTTGGTTGTGCTGATGATGCAACTGGGCAAGCAACAAATTAATAGTGTGTGGGTAGAGGCGGGGCCAACGCTCGCTGGCGCACTGCTACAGGCTGGTTTAGTCGATGAGCTGATTGTCTATATCGCACCTAAACTTTTAGGTAGCGACGCCCGTGGATTATGTACGCTGCCAGGGCTTGAGAAATTAGCTGACGCCCCCCAATTTAAATTCAAAGAGATACGTCATGTAGGCCCGGATGTTTGCCTGCATTTAGTGGGTGCATGA
- the nusB gene encoding transcription antitermination factor NusB: protein MKPAARRRARECAVQALYSWQLSQNDIADVEYQFLAEQDVKDVDVLYFRELLAGVATNTAYLDGLMKPYLSRLLEELGQVEKAVLRIALYELSKRSDVPYKVAINEAIELAKSFGAEDSHKFVNGVLDKAAPVIRPNKK from the coding sequence GTGAAACCTGCTGCTCGTCGCCGCGCTCGTGAGTGTGCCGTCCAGGCGCTCTACTCCTGGCAGTTGTCCCAGAACGACATCGCTGATGTTGAATACCAGTTCCTGGCTGAACAGGATGTAAAAGACGTTGACGTCCTGTACTTCCGTGAGCTACTGGCCGGGGTGGCGACTAACACCGCATACCTCGACGGACTGATGAAGCCATATCTTTCGCGCCTGCTGGAAGAGCTGGGCCAGGTAGAAAAAGCAGTACTACGCATTGCGCTGTACGAGCTGTCTAAACGTAGCGATGTGCCGTATAAAGTGGCCATTAACGAAGCGATCGAACTGGCGAAATCGTTCGGCGCAGAAGACAGCCATAAGTTCGTCAACGGCGTACTCGATAAAGCAGCACCAGTGATTCGCCCTAACAAAAAGTGA
- the yajD gene encoding HNH nuclease YajD — MAIIPKNYARLENGYREKALKLYPWVCGRCSREFVYSNLRELTVHHIDHDHTNNPEDGSNWELLCLYCHDHEHSKYTEADQYGTTVIAGEDAQKDVGEAKYNPFADLKAMMNKKK, encoded by the coding sequence ATGGCTATCATCCCAAAAAACTATGCGCGGTTAGAAAACGGTTATCGCGAAAAGGCGCTGAAACTCTATCCGTGGGTGTGCGGACGTTGCTCCCGTGAGTTTGTTTACTCCAACCTGCGTGAGCTTACCGTTCACCACATTGATCATGACCATACCAATAACCCGGAAGATGGTAGTAACTGGGAATTGTTGTGTCTGTATTGCCACGATCATGAGCATTCGAAATATACCGAAGCGGATCAGTATGGTACGACGGTTATCGCAGGGGAAGATGCGCAGAAAGATGTCGGTGAAGCGAAATACAACCCTTTCGCTGATTTAAAAGCGATGATGAATAAGAAGAAGTGA